One genomic window of Monodelphis domestica isolate mMonDom1 chromosome 1, mMonDom1.pri, whole genome shotgun sequence includes the following:
- the LOC100019208 gene encoding RNA polymerase II-associated factor 1 homolog → MAPTIQTQAQREDGHRPNSHRTVQERSGVVCRVKYCNTLPDIPFDPKFITYPFDQNRFVQYKATSLEKQHKHDLLTEPDLGVTIDLINPDTYRIDPNVLLDPADEKLLEEEIQAPTSSKRSQQHAKVVPWMRKTEYISTEFNRYGVSNEKPEVKIGVSVKQQFTEEEIYKDRDSQITAIEKTFEDAQKSISQHYSKPRVTPVEVMPVFPDFKMWINPCAQVIFDSDPAPKDTSGSAALEMMSQAMIRGMMDEEGNQFVAYFLPVEETMRKRKRDQEEEMDYTPDDIYDYKIAREYNWNVKNKASKGYEENYFFIFREGDGVYYNELETRVRLSKRRAKAGAQSGTNALLVVKHRNMNEKELEAQEARKAQLENHEPEEEEEEEMDKETPDSDEEEEKGSDSEKEASEEEEEPSGSESDQEDEEESEKNGSEEDKAEEESSEDEARAARDKEEIFGSDADSEKDDEEENGRGRTKGRGKGEDEESGSEGGPRWHNPSPSFLNSNIHPAKEYGSKGVTSGSIEEASDSD, encoded by the coding sequence ATGGCGCCTACCATCCAGACTCAGGCTCAGCGGGAAGATGGCCACAGACCCAACTCCCATAGGACAGTGCAAGAGaggtctggtgtggtgtgccgaGTCAAATACTGTAACACTCTTCCCGACATTCCCTTTGATCCCAAGTTCATCACATATCCCTTTGACCAGAACCGGTTCGTCCAGTATAAGGCAACCTCTCTAGAAAAACAGCACAAACATGACTTGCTCACAGAGCCCGACCTGGGAGTCACCATCGACCTCATTAACCCAGACACCTACCGCATTGACCCTAACGTTCTCTTAGATCCGGCAGATGAGAAATTATTAGAAGAAGAGATCCAGGCCCCAACCAGCTCCAAAAGGTCCCAGCAGCATGCAAAGGTGGTCCCTTGGATGAGAAAGACAGAATATATTTCTACAGAATTCAACCGATATGGGGTCTCTAATGAGAAGCCTGAAGTCAAGATTGGGGTGTCGGTGAAGCAACAGTTCACGGAAGAGGAGATCTACAAAGATCGAGACAGCCAGATCACTGCCATCGAGAAGACTTTTGAGGATGCCCAGAAGTCGATCTCTCAACACTACAGCAAGCCAAGGGTGACACCAGTGGAGGTGATGCCTGTTTTCCCAGACTTTAAGATGTGGATCAATCCCTGTGCCCAGGTGATCTTTGACTCAGATCCAGCCCCCAAGGATACTAGTGGTTCTGCAGCCCTGGAGATGATGTCTCAAGCCATGATCAGGGGAATGATGGATGAGGAGGGCAATCAGTTTGTGGCCTACTTTTTGCCAGTGGAAGAGACCATGAGGAAGCGCAAGCGTGATCAAGAAGAAGAGATGGACTATACACCAGATGATATCTATGATTATAAAATTGCTAGGGAGTACAACTGGAATGTGAAGAACAAGGCTAGTAAAGGCTATGAAGAAAACTACTTTTTCATCTTCCGAGAAGGTGATGGGGTCTACTACAATGAGTTGGAAACCAGGGTCCGCCTTAGTAAACGGAGGGCCAAGGCTGGAGCACAGTCAGGTACCAATGCCTTACTGGTAGTCAAACACCGCAACATGAATGAGAAGGAACTGGAAGCTCAGGAAGCTCGGAAGGCACAGCTGGAGAACCATGAaccagaagaggaggaggaagaagagatggatAAAGAGACACCAGACtcagatgaggaagaggaaaaaggaagtgaCAGTGAAAAAGAGGCaagtgaggaagaagaagaacCATCAGGAAGTGAGAGTGATCAAGAAGATGAAGAGGAGAGTGAGAAGAATGGGAGTGAAGAAGACAAAGCAGAGGAAGAAAGCAGTGAGGATGAGGCCCGAGCAGCCAGAGACAAGGAGGAAATCTTCGGGAGTGATGCTGACTCAGAGAAAGATGAtgaggaagagaatggaagaggCCGAACCAAGGGCCGTGGGAAGGGTGAAGATGAGGAAAGTGGCAGTGAGGGGGGGCCTAGGTGGCACAACCCCAGCCCCTCTTTCCTCAATAGCAACATCCACCCAGCCAAAGAGTATGGTAGTAAGGGGGTCACATCTGGCTCCATTGAGGAGGCCAGTGACAGTGACTGA